A genomic region of Raphanus sativus cultivar WK10039 chromosome 6, ASM80110v3, whole genome shotgun sequence contains the following coding sequences:
- the LOC130494404 gene encoding uncharacterized protein LOC130494404, with amino-acid sequence MGIIETGTVSGNLPSKETFVVHYPGYPSSISRALETLGGIQGITTARESTSNKLELHFRPEDPYAHPAWGERRPCSGFLLRIYKEDVKRVSSLRETQPVLATSDACPALCADIVARVSESYCFDGMADYQHVIPIHADVAQQRKRKWMEVNPLTGNDDLMDMADEDVMMLLPQFFAPKDMPDNLVLKLPGTSGPKKKEEAPTQNLCEDDIGPVFAIDFSVKEIPKVLNWEDFIDPSSEQWQWQVAVSALFDERPVWTRDSIVQRLLDKGLKCTHHMLNRFLLRSAYYFSGGPFLRFWIKRGYDPRKDPESRVYQRMEFRVPPELRGYCDANASNKSKRSWEDICAFKVFPFKCQTFLQLFELEDEYIQREIRKPPKQTTCNYKTGWFSEALLDNLRLRVAVRFVSVFPEPGFEDVFKSIQDEFERSEKTRIQKDSLTSCKPDHLEKVKDREELKKHKNTNKEKEVSADEDAEDVDDDEYEELDVAAEDDDEMSLSSHGYGEMENNNSRTYLQGLFDRFPSSKPASDGADSDGEYQIYEQESNALDDDDDDDDDYDGGGGDEDDDE; translated from the exons ATGGGAATCATAGAAACTGGAACTGTATCAGGTAACTTGCCGAGCAAGGAGACGTTTGTAGTACACTACCCTGGTTATCCATCTTCTATCTCTCGAGCCCTAGAGACTCTCGGGGGAATCCAAGGGATCACAACG GCAAGAGAGTCAACGTCAAACAAGCTTGAGCTACATTTCCGCCCTGAGGATCCTTATGCACATCCTGCTTGGGGAGAGAGACGTCCTTGTAGTGGTTTTCTGTTGAGAATTTATAAGGAGGATGTTAAGAGAGTTTCTTCTCTGCGTGAAACTCAACCTGTTCTTGCCACTAGCGATGCTTGCCCAGCTCTCTGTGCTGATATTGTAGCTCGTGTGTCTGAGTCGTATTGCTTCGATG GGATGGCTGACTACCAGCATGTTATCCCTATTCACGCGGATGTTGCACAGCAGAGGAAGAGGAAATGGATGGAGGTGAATCCGCTTACAG GAAACGATGATCTAATGGACATGGCTGATGAAGATGTAATGATGTTATTGCCACAGTTCTTTGCACCCAAAGACATGCCAGACAACTTGGT ACTGAAACTTCCAGGAACATCGGgcccaaaaaagaaagaagaggcacCAACTCAGAACCTTTGTGAG GACGACATTGGCCCAGTATTTGCAATTGATTTCAGTGTCAAAG AGATCCCAAAGGTATTAAACTGGGAAGACTTCATTGATCCCAGCTCCGAACAATGGCAATGGCAAGTAGCAGTTTCTGCATTGTTTGACGAGCGACCTGTGTGGACAAGAGACTCCATAGTCCAACGACTACTTGATAAAGGTCTTAAATGCACACATCACATGCTCAACAG GTTTCTTCTTCGGTCTGCATATTATTTCTCGGGTGGTCCATTTCTTAGGTTCTGGATTAAAAGAGGCTATGATCCACGGAAAGATCCTGAATCTCGTGT ATACCAGAGAATGGAGTTTAGGGTTCCACCTGAATTAAGGGGTTATTGTGATGCCAATGCAAGTAACAA GTCAAAGCGAAGCTGGGAAGACATTTGTGCTTTTAAAGTTTTCCCTTTCAAATGCCAAACATTTCTACAGCTATTCGAACTTGAAGACGAGTACATTCAGCGAGAGATAAGAAAGCCTCCCAAGCAAACTACTTGTAAT TATAAAACAGGATGGTTCTCAGAAGCGCTGCTTGATAATCTGAGACTCCGAGTAGCTGTGAGGTTTGTGTCTGTGTTTCCTGAGCCAGGTTTTGAAGATGTTTTTAAATCTATTCAAGATGAGTTTGAGAGGTCAGAGAAGACGAGAATTCAAAAAGATTCACTGACATCTTGCAAACCAGATCACCTGGAAAAAGTTAAAG ATAGGGAAGAGCTGAAGAAGcataaaaacacaaacaaagagaAAGAGGTGTCAGCGGATGAAGATGCTGAAGACGTGGATGATGATGAATACGAGGAACTCGATGTG GCTGCAGAGGACGATGATGAGATGTCATTAAGTTCTCATGGAT ATGGGGAGATGGAGAACAACAACTCGAGAACGTATCTCCAAGGCTTGTTCGATAGATTTCCAAGCAGCAAACCAGCCTCGGATGGTGCTGATAGCGATGGAGAGTATCAGATCTACGAGCAAGAATCCAACGCTTtggatgatgacgatgatgatgatgatgactacgatggtggtggtggtgacgaggatgatgatgaatga
- the LOC130497024 gene encoding two-component response regulator-like APRR5, with product MVVMTRAHVQDQRCKVRAQTWRTQLKKPFDFMGASFRRNAQRNREKSVARYESMIELDLSLRRPNTCENQSSAEKPSLHPSSASVLALHPELV from the exons ATGGTGGTGATGACCAG AGCTCATGTTCAAGACCAGAGATGCAAGGTGAGAGCGCAGACGTGGAGGACTCAACTAAAGAAGCCATTTGACTTCATGGGAGCGTCGTTTAGAAGAAACGCACAACGCAACAGAGAAAAAAGTGTTGCTAGATACGAATCTATGATAGAGCTTGATCTCTCCCTGAGAAGACCTAACACTTGCGAGAACCAATCTTCTGCAGAAAAGCCCTCTCTTCATCCTTCTAGTGCATCTGTCCTTGCGCTTCATCCGGAACTTGTTTAA